From a region of the Triticum aestivum cultivar Chinese Spring chromosome 7D, IWGSC CS RefSeq v2.1, whole genome shotgun sequence genome:
- the LOC123167450 gene encoding eyes absent homolog codes for MEEVVPASANSQASTGDAAADQPINVYVWDLDETLILLKSLLDGSFAGHFEGLKDHEKGTEIGKRWENIILELCDEHFFYEEIENYNQPYLSSLHEYDDGKDLTKYDFEADCFSSPFDDVNKRKLAYRHRAIGDKYAKGLQKILDHRMFKVWSDLYSSTDKYTDGWLSSAHKLLEEALGKSTAEPAVKSSSINCIVTSGSLVPSIAKCLLYRLDDVVSSDNVYSSWETGKLQCFKWIKERHGGPNVHFCAVGDGPEERSAASIMKWPFVKIEIRPDAPHRFPGLSLSTIHSIMDAVYQSSSKDG; via the exons ATGGAGGAGGTTGTCCCCGCTTCGGCTAATAGCCAAGCTTCGACTGGTGATGCCGCGGCAGATCAGCCTATCAACGTGTACGTGTGGGACTTGGATGAAACGCTTATTCTGCTCAAGTCCCTGCTAGATGGGTCGTTTGCCGGGCATTTTGAAGGCCTCAAGGACCATGAAAAAGGTACCGAAATAGGGAAGCGCTGGGAGAACATCATTCTTGAACTCTGCGATGAGCACTTCTTCTATGAGGAG ATTGAGAACTACAATCAACCCTATCTCAGTTCATTACATGAGTATGATGATGGGAAAGACTTGACAAAATATGACTTTGAGGCCGACTGCTTTAGTTCTCCTTTTGATGATGTGAATAAAAGGAAGCTTGCCTACAGGCATCGTGCTATTGGAGACAAGTATGCCAAG GGTTTGCAAAAAATTCTGGACCACCGCATGTTCAAAGTCTGGAGTGATTTGTATAGTTCGACAGACAAATATACTGATGGTTGGCTTTCTTCAG CTCATAAGTTGCTGGAAGAAGCGCTGGGTAAATCAACAGCTGAGCCCGCTGTCAAATCTTCAAGTATCAATTGCATAGTTACTTCAGGGTCCCTGGTTCCGAGCATTGCCAAATGTTTGCTGTATCGCCTGGATGATGTGGTCTCATCAGATAATG TTTACAGCTCGTGGGAAACGGGGAAGCTGCAGTGCTTCAAGTGGATCAAGGAACGCCATGGTGGCCCAAACGTCCACTTCTGTGCGGTTGGAGATGGCCCCGAGGAGCGCAGCGCAGCTTCCATAATGAAATGGCCATTCGTCAAGATCGAGATCCGCCCTGATGCTCCTCACAGGTTTCCCGGCCTGAGCCTGTCGACGATCCACAGCATCATGGACGCCGTGTACCAGTCATCGAGCAAAGATGGTTGA